The Chionomys nivalis unplaced genomic scaffold, mChiNiv1.1 scaffold_74, whole genome shotgun sequence genome contains a region encoding:
- the LOC130869201 gene encoding oogenesin-1-like translates to TLQQLAFESLLKKEALAISGLADWPWFLFPAAFERAFRNNQTNILRAMVPAWPFTCLPVGILMKKPHLETLKALLDGLDVLITEEPCKKYLNVITDLNIMKSECDECPTYLWRWAQQRQNELEEECMNKFVSQLPQFHCLQHLYINDSPALVGSLADCLRRLKKPLETLSITHCYIIQRDLDYLPRCLNLSSLKHLYLSYTMLDKCIKPLGYLLERVKDTLETLDLAGCRLEDSQFSALMPALSQCSQLLKIDFYRNELSLLVLKQLLHHTAKLNKLTKETYPVPLEYYDGCRVLVRRFDELGPELLDILRSERQ, encoded by the exons acactccagcagctagcgttcgagagcctactgaagaaggaggccttggccatttctggtctggcagactggccctggttcctgttcccagcagcatttgagagggccttcaggaacaatcagaccaacatcctgcgggccatggtgcctgcctggccattcacatgccttcctgtaggaatcctgatgaagaagccacacctggagactttgaaagctctgcttgaTGGACTAGATGTGCTGATTACAGAGGAGCCTTGC aagaaatatttaaatgtcataactgacctaaatatcatgaagagtgagtgtgatgaatgtcccacatacttgtggcgatgggcccagcagagacaaaat gagctggaagaggagtgcatgaacaaattcgtatcacaattaccccaattccactgtctccagcatctctatatcaacgattctcctgctctagttggcagcctggctgattgtctcag gcgcctgaagaagcccttggagaccctgtccatcactcactgttacatcatacagagagacttggattacctgccccggtgcctgaacctttcttcgcttaaacatctctacttgtcgtacacaatgttggacaagtgtattaagccacttggctatctccttgagagagtgaaagacaccttggaaactcttgacctggccggatgtcggctggaggattctcaatttagtgctttgatgcctgccctgagtcaatgctcccagctcctcaagattgatttttacaggaatgaACTGTCTCTACTtgtcctgaagcaactgcttcaccacacagccaagctgaacaagctaaccaaagagacataccctgtccctctggagtactatgatggatgccgagtgcttgtacgcagatttgatgaacttggtcctgagcttctggatatactcaggtctgaaagacag